AAGCTGTGCAAGTACTGGAAAATTTTACAGTAGATCTGCATGAGTCAGTTTTGAAAGATCTCAATTTGATGACTGACTGTGGGGAGTTGCTACAACCTGAATGGTTTCCATCTGGTGCTTGCAAATTAGTAATAAAGTATATCGGAGGAAATTGTACCATTAAAGTTAAAAGAATTGTACAAAATATAATTAGAGAAAGATTTCGGTTAATGAAGGGTTCAATCATCTTTAAAGGTGTTGAGGAAGGATGTGTAGCTCTTGTGTATGAAGCATCTGCTGCAGTTAAATCATATTTGTTACAATACAGTCTTGATGATGATGACCTTACTGTCTTGGCTCAGCACAAAATCAAATGTTTGATGATTGATGATGTTATTTTACCATGCTGTGGCAAGGTTTGTTGTTTAAACATTAAGTAAATTTATAAATACCATACATCAGAAAACTAAATGCAAAGTGAAATATTCAGTGTCTTTGGTAATGCAGATGCATTGCTGACATAATATACACATTATGCATCTTGGCAGGCTATTTCTACATTATCAGGTCATAACTATTGTGGGGTTCTTAGTACATCTTTTGGAACTTTTTGATATCTTTTGGAACTGCATGCACATGCTGGTTGCAAACATCTAAGATTCAATGGTGTAACAATGCTGAGTATAGTGCTTTCACATGATCATatagcagtggcggatacagaggggattgcaatggtttcagctgaaacaccctctgaaaatagtgcttgccccaaatttattgacaacccattgtgtgggtgataaaatcaccacaaGTTATGCATAGTAGGACTTTCTACtggcaaaacttcatacttttgcctttgaaatcacaattacggCATTCAATAGCAAGTTGTGACCTTTGTTTTTTTGTCTTCGGCTTACAGCTAGGCtcaagttgagtggaatctgaaactccctctgaaaatttctagatccgccactgtatagCTGTCACAGAGTGCATGTAAAAATTATATCCTCTCTATATATTCATTGTACGTAGTTACATAGCGTTGATGATGAGAAACAGCTTGAATTAAGGGATGAGTTCAGTTCATTGCTTTCACCACCAACTGATACATCTATTCCATATATGGTGGGAGTTGACTCATCAAGGTCAGTGTACATGAGTGTTACCTACGTTAGTATAAATGACATATAAAGATCAATCCAAGTATGGACCACCAAATGTACTTAACTGTTTGTACTATACACCAATTTATCCTTGTTACCATGCATATACACATGATGGATCTAATCTGTCATGCAGTACCCTCTGTAGTAGTACACAACATTGTGATGAGCAATGATTCAGTCTGATTAATTTGCCAACTCTTGTTATAGTAGCCATATTGCAAAATTAATAATCCTGTTGCAAGTCACGGCTCACCTGATGGTGCAGAAATGCCAGAGAACCTCATACAATGCTCCTTCAATTATCTGGACTTCTGGTTatctgaacagtagaaatgactgctctattagagtgttttgtctaaGATAGATGTATTTGAACatggctctgtatataaatgaatggctttgattatctgaactttttgatattctgaacatgtcttggtcccaaggggtcagataatcaagggagcatTGTATAAGTATTAGCACTATCTGCATGTGTGTAGGGCCGTGTCATTTTTTATTGCAATGACATTACAGAAAAGTTTTACAAGAATGTATAAGTTTTCCACAAAGTAAACTTTGATAAATTTCTCCCTTGAATATGGTGATCAAGTTTTATTAAACAAAGAATAATAGTTACCTTTGTTATTGGTACAGGTCTGATGACATAGATCAGTCAGAGGGAGCTCCTACCACACCATTGACAAAAACGAACATCATTAAGCTAAGTACCACAGATAAAAGATCACTACCAGTCTACTCTTTTTCAGTAAGTTTTATATATCTTTCGCTATTTCCAGTGCCCAGTATCAAAATTCACATATCctaatataaatacactcatgAAACATGCCAGCAGTTTCCCACACATGTAGGTTATTAACCCATGTGACACATATTAGTTATGCCACGTGCACTCCTGCTTTGCCCGATATAATTTATACACAATTGCactcgggcctgcagcccttgTGCTCGTGTGTATATATATCAGGAAAAGCACTCGtacccatggtataactattacatgtacatatacttagtagttataccatggccatgagggatttgcctgatataattatattccCAAGCCCttgcttgggcatatatatcaggcaaatcccaagtggccatggtataagtaatgtatatataccactttgacacctcagatcaaaggaaagtacAGGGTTATATTTCCCTGACCACAGGCTGATATTGATATCTAGATAtcacttaccatatatggtataacttcacacattctgcgaaatccttatctaaatggtaaacaagtctctaataacaagcacctaaatCATAGATATTACAGTAGATGGTACTATAATATCTATGCCAAGAATTATTCACCTAAGCAAGGAGATGAAATTTTCCGTGAGCTCTTGTCTGCTTCATGGATAACTTACTAATTGCGAGTAGATGGACGTGGCACCACTAAAGAGtctaaaacgtctgatccatcaaggatttcaACTAATTTCAATCTTaaacaggtgctgtttcactataaattactatctataatcgtttcatctaGTGGGGTCTAAATATAACATGATTACttgggatatgacaaaaatatatgcacggGTGCCCTATACACACTCGtgtgtatatttttgtcatatctctcgtaaccgtgttataactattatAACAATGTTTGTGGTTTAAAGCTATTGTGATATGTGCAATTAAACTTATGCATACCAAAACTAGATAAGCATGCCTGTGGATCGTGATTacaaaatatttattattatacaggTACACTTTGTGAAGCactggactgctctattagagtatttgaacattctattagtGTGGCTAtctcaacattaattttagacTCTAAAGAAGATTTCTATAGTTCCTCGATTCCTTTCTTTCTGCTGCCTATAGTGTGTTTCATACTAGAGCTGGTAATTGGCTTATAGACTTCTGTAAAATTCTGTTTTCTAAAGTATGTTTTCACCATTAATTATTGGTCAACCTCGTTAATAGGGCCATCTTTGGGACCCACAATAAGTACTagtgaggtggccttattaatgaaaaCCTTATTAATCTGGCTATaaacaaagtggccttattatcgaggttttcaacaaatcaacacctggctatagttgctgtaacagccatatatatgtatatagggTATACTACAGGTTTCATCATAATGCACAGATAGGATTATTCATTACCTGAGGCATTGGCATAGCTTTTGGCAGCAGCAACTTTTACAGTGATATTGAGCTGGCCCCTTTATTAAGGGAATATTGGTAACTTATAGTATGtactggatcctgaaaaacagctaaaaattaaaagttgatttttctcaagaaagttaacatttcagccaaccagatgattagtggtgacagcaaaggtgtcaacacagacatgtacggtttggctacattacaagttcggAAAAGAACACAacactttatggcttcccataggaaatgtatggtgcgttgtgtcagacatttgaacgaaaagattttggatttttttagtgggtcaagcagtgctacaaatgagctaaATTTAATTATCATGGGAAATTGCATCCACAAGTTATTATAatatgtttttgaggatccataCATACTATTTTTTATAGTGCTGATCAAACAGAATGCTATAATTAGGAGCTTGTAAGCATTACAAATGCTGTAATTGTAGTGCTGTACACACCATTGTAAGATTTTGTGTATATTTATGCAAATGATAAGATGGTTAACTACaacttacagtggaacctcagttatccggattcttggttaaccgaactatgGAAGTAACTGCTCTactatagtgactgttctattagggtagtcgATAATACTGAAAATGTAtatagtttcagagatacagacttatagaccacccctggtcccacagggttcagataattgaggttccactgtacttggaAATTACACTGAAACCTGGTCTGTGTGCTTTTCATTTTGATGTGAAAGGTCCCCTTCATTGTTGAAGACCATTGCTGCTTGGTTGATTGGTAACGGCTCATTATCAAGCTGTGAAGGAAACATTAGGGCACTCGAATGATTGCTGTGTGGTTTAATAGCAGATGTGGTCACAATGCATATGTAACAACATCCAGTATTAATCCCAATAACTAATTCATAACCAGTGGAAATATAAATACAGTTACGTACAGCAATCATTATTAATGAAAAGAATATCATGCCAACTATGAAAACACTACAGTGTCAAGCATGGCTCCTAGACATTGTACTATGTTAGTTGTCATCAACACATCCACTTTCTCCTCCAAGTGACGCTTTGGATCCTGTACAAACAAGAGATTAAATTAATACGAATAAGTCATGAAATGCAAGGACACAATACATGTTACAGATGCATGCACACTaaaacatgcatacatgtacacttaTGACGTAAAATCCTGACTATCAGACATGCTCCAATACTGTGTTTACCTGCTTGCCTACATTCTTAATGGCTAGCTCTTCAGGAGTTAAGTTTCCTTCTTCCTCTACTGCCTGTGTTGTTATCATATCATAGCCAGGTACTCTATAGTACTGTTTCTCACCTTGCTGTAGTTCTTAGCTAATTCCAGCATCTCCTATTGTATTAAAAATGTACACAATTAATGCAACAATTGTGCTACGCATGCACATAATGCATGACACCATAGTGGTGCCTGCATAACACTATAGACCTTTTTCACATAACACAGAAATGTAACGTAATTATATGTGCACGCTTCCATTGGTAGGTTGTTTGTAATCGCAGTATAATGATAATTAACGTTCACTAGTTAATTAGTGGAGAATGCCAACTAGCTGTGTTGTTGTTGATGAAATTTCTGACAGAAGAATTAGAGAGGCAATGAAAGTGGGAAAGCCGATGGATTTCCCTGAGAGCCAGCAGATGATGACAAGAGCATGTTCTGCCCATTTTACTCTGGAAAGAAGTCTGATAATGCTGGTGGTCCCAATTTTGTTCCATCCATCTATAGCTTCTAAAAATCCAAGCTCTACTCACACAGTGAAAATAGAGAGCATAGCTCATTTCGTTTCAAGTGTGCAAAACGAAGATCTTTGGCTAAAGAAATAGTAGAAGTGGAAGAGAGAGAAAGGGAAATAACAAAGAGAAAGGAAGAAGAGAGACATGCTATCGTCAACCAGCACGTTCGAAAGGCATTCCAGCATGACCACCGGAG
The nucleotide sequence above comes from Dysidea avara chromosome 3, odDysAvar1.4, whole genome shotgun sequence. Encoded proteins:
- the LOC136251802 gene encoding uncharacterized protein, which translates into the protein MECHCGDLQTRCELRQLVHFVDDVSSFWKELALSLGISMAKVTTIDRDCDRLKEKCYEMFQTWVQQTANPCWCQIIGALESVELFQLAMKIKCKYLNTEEKQHYDVDENEYDNIKYLQAKEITRLKGKFATMVANVQDIIYNQQCDIQQMILKLCVADEKNLTVFSTDEAFTKITTTIKMFHHIGQYISIYDYDLLSAFVVSSECEEAVQVLENFTVDLHESVLKDLNLMTDCGELLQPEWFPSGACKLVIKYIGGNCTIKVKRIVQNIIRERFRLMKGSIIFKGVEEGCVALVYEASAAVKSYLLQYSLDDDDLTVLAQHKIKCLMIDDVILPCCGKLHSVDDEKQLELRDEFSSLLSPPTDTSIPYMVGVDSSRSDDIDQSEGAPTTPLTKTNIIKLSTTDKRSLPVYSFSVSFIYLSLFPVPSIKIHIS